A window of the Miscanthus floridulus cultivar M001 chromosome 14, ASM1932011v1, whole genome shotgun sequence genome harbors these coding sequences:
- the LOC136503020 gene encoding uncharacterized protein, translated as MLSHTGAILHTLHRLFKLDTVTHVASVELWVLLTTVLLVLRFVLDFQGPWFGKPGSMRMLIVLNLETLNQSLVIYTMGLMQLSGTTKVNDYFQVWAVLLVTLQYSVKIGRPYTRSKQVPLLDLMSSLWSANLLRVQTFPLLKIPLWTIWSLNAVRIIVVFVSSSKGETSNQESMRLVSEYMRYEDTLSASASAGPFDALGGGDGEQHKTIMSGYKYVVHGEHRVLEEVQDAGRRREGRRRIASGGDVGRYKIRLDPDGDHREKLVTVEKIWDDTDTSSDSEQRSRWLLGGTADPGNQLKDLCLSFALYKLLRRRFYDLPMHELSSRRGKEKMGRLVVDYVLGEHPERAFRITGTELSFLRDLFYSKHATMFAGGLWVPVRSLLLSLCLATATGYIAYPARYIPERMDPADRNRITHGVFITRLMVAIIVLKELLEIFLYVSSRWAKVLMLCKYVQVPRPVPVVVEWVMRFLLFFGDKEAQWDRKICAVRQQNLLVQVPVLVLIVSFWKVTISQPRRGVRHGKIYLTDYTKTAILDSIKNLKQAEEQGRLGLLDSYFSNAFAGSSNDGEKKVEWPCCCDCDLKVDTHIILVWHIATCLCEIYFFDEVKELSAVQRRCRPRPLGTTMVLERPGWYEQYEAAVSLSNYCVYLVRKTLVPDNRLVAWKVLDEVIKEINHVTICPPNRNGVWLLKDVYNCLMETVNTEQPSCKKKPDHYPDDDVDVESVTTTQGDHQVEEDDDDDHAGLWRDLATFWTGFLLHLAANTGAATHGKHLAGDTELITHLWALLTHAGFRGNAIHGEEGLDEEGIPDIDRGHQLIMKNKLI; from the exons atgtTGAGCCACACTGGTGCAATCCTGCACACCTTGCATAGGCTCTTCAAGCTGGACACTGTTACTCATGTCGCCAGTGTAGAGCTGTGGGTGCTGCTGACGACGGTGCTGCTGGTGCTGCGGTTCGTCCTCGACTTCCAGGGGCCATGGTTCGGGAAGCCGGGCAGCATGAGGATGCTTATTGTGCTCAACCTGGAGACACTGAACCAAAGCTTGGTGATCTACACCATGGGACTGATGCAGCTGTCGGGCACCACGAAGGTGAACGACTACTTCCAGGTGTGGGCGGTGCTGCTGGTGACCCTGCAGTACAGCGTCAAGATCGGGCGCCCCTACACCAGGTCCAAGCAGGTCCCATTGCTGGACCTCATGTCCTCCTTGTGGTCAGCAAATCTCCTCCGGGTGCAGACCTTCCCCCTCCTTAAGATCCCTCTCTGGACGATCTGGTCCCTGAACGCAGTTCGCATCATTGTGGTCTTCGTCAGCTCCAGTAAAGGGGAGACAAGTAACCAAGAGAGCATGAGGCTGGTGAGCGAGTACATGAGGTACGAGGACACGCTCTCTGCATCTGCATCTGCTGGCCCCTTTGATGCccttggtggtggtgatggtgagcAGCACAAGACTATTATGAGCGGGTACAAGTATGTGGTGCATGGCGAGCACCGCGTGCTTGAGGAAGTCCAAGACGCCGGCCGGCGGcgggagggaagaagaagaatagcAAGCGGCGGCGACGTGGGAAGGTACAAGATCCGATTGGATCCAGATGGAGACCACAGGGAGAAGCTCGTCACCGTGGAGAAGATATGGGACGACACCGACACCAGCAGCGACAGCGAGCAGAGGAGCAGGTGGTTGCTGGGAGGCACAGCCGACCCGGGCAACCAGCTCAAGGACCTGTGCCTGTCGTTCGCTCTGTACAAGCTGCTGCGCCGCCGGTTCTATGATCTCCCGATGCATGAGCTGTCTAGCCGGCGGGGGAAGGAGAAGATGGGCAGGCTCGTCGTCGACTACGTCCTCGGGGAGCACCCCGAGAGGGCTTTCCGCATCACGGGGACGGAGCTGTCCTTCCTCCGAGACCTGTTCTACAGCAAGCACGCCACCATGTTTGCTGGCGGGCTCTGGGTACCAGTCCGGAGCCTGCTGCTGTCTCTgtgcctggccacggcgacggggTACATCGCCTACCCTGCCCGGTACATACCGGAGAGGATGGATCCAGCGGACCGGAACAGGATCACGCACGGCGTGTTCATCACCCGCCTCATGGTCGCCATCATCGTCCTCAAGGAGCTCCTGGAGATTTTTCTCTACGTGTCGTCGCGGTGGGCCAAAGTTCTGATGCTGTGCAAGTACGTCCAGGTCCCGCGACCGGTGCCGGTGGTGGTGGAGTGGGTGATGAGGTTCCTGCTTTTCTTCGGCGACAAGGAGGCCCAGTGGGACCGGAAGATCTGTGCCGTCCGTCAGCAAAATCTTCTGGTTCAGGTTCCTGTGCTGGTGCTCATCGTCTCCTTTTGGAAAGTAACCATTTCACAACCCCGTCGGGGTGTAAGACATGGAAAAATCTACCTGACGGATTACACCAAGACTGCGATATTGGACTCCATCAAGAACTTGAAGCAGGCGGAGGAGCAAGGGCGGCTAGGGCTGCTGGATAGCTACTTCTCCAACGCCTTCGCCGGATCATCAAATGATGGCGAGAAGAAGGTGGAGTGGCCATGCTGCTGTGACTGTGACCTCAAGGTAGACACCCACATCATTTTGGTCTGGCACATCGCGACCTGCCTCTGTGAGATCTACTTCTTCGACGAGGTGAAGGAGCTCAGCGCTGTGCAGCGCCGGTGTCGTCCGCGGCCGTTGGGGACGACGATGGTGCTGGAGCGTCCTGGGTGGTATGAGCAGTACGAAGCTGCTGTCAGCTTATCCAACTACTGCGTGTATCTGGTAAGAAAGACACTGGTGCCCGACAATCGCCTCGTTGCCTGGAAGGTGCTTGATGAGGTAATCAAAGAAATCAACCACGTTACTATTTGCCCGCCGAATCGGAACGGTGTATGGCTATTGAAAGATGTGTACAACTGCCTTATGGAGACGGTTAACACAGAGCAGCCCAGCTGCAAGAAGAAGCCTGATCATTACCCTGACGACGACGTCGACGTGGAATCAGTAACGACGACACAAGGTGACCATCAagtggaagaagatgatgatgacgaccACG CAGGCCTCTGGAGGGACCTGGCCACCTTCTGGACGGGGTTCCTCCTCCACTTGGCGGCGAACACGGGGGCGGCCACGCACGGGAAGCATCTCGCCGGCGACACCGAGCTCATCACACACCTCTGGGCGCTGCTTACACACGCCGGCTTCCGTGGGAACGCCATCCATGGCGAGGAGGGCCTAGACGAGGAGGGCATCCCGGATATCGACCGTGGCCACCAACTCATAatgaaaaataaattaatatgA